The following proteins are co-located in the Vicugna pacos chromosome 3, VicPac4, whole genome shotgun sequence genome:
- the LOC140690754 gene encoding E3 ubiquitin-protein ligase HERC2-like isoform X3, which yields MSLLGREERDDVDRVNLHNKRVLYSLLPAHVAQHFLMSSPRNTASWEMRPSGAPCTAGRAVLAARCRLRLLLGVEAGAGGPLGHADVQVTELSDADTGSEECSDEVVEDVDDMAYTVSAGAVVTQSQTYRKRAGVLSNEDYSVNVRHAIQ from the exons ATGAGTCTCCTTG gcagagaggagcGGGACGACGTGGACAGGGTGAACCTGCACAACAAGAGGGTCCTCTATAGTCTCCTGCCGGCCCACGTCGCCCAGCACTTCCTCATGTCCAGCCCCCGGAACACG GCCTCCTGGGAAATGCGGCCGTCAGGGGCCCCGTGCACAGCTGGGCGTGCGGTCCTCGCTGCCCGCTGCCGTCTGCGCCTGCTCCTGGGCGTGGAGGCCGGGGCTGGGGGGCCGCTGGGCCACGCTGACGTGCAGGTCACGGAGCTCTCGGACGCAGACACGGGGTCTGAGGAGTGTTCAGACGAGGTGGTGGAGGATGTGGACGACATGGCCTACACTGTG TCTGCTGGTGCTGTCGTCACCCAGAGCCAGACGTACAGGAAACGAGCTGGTGTCCTGAGTAATGAAGATTATTCGGTAAATGTGAGACACGCTATTCAG TGA